The genomic DNA TATACTTCATACTTCATTCCGGCGGCGTCCAACAGGTCGGTGATCTGCTTGGTCAGACCGCAGCCAGTGATGCCCTTGTCGGTAACTACCAGGGGCTTGCTGCCGCCCAGAGCCTTGATTTTCTCAGGAATCTGCTTGGAAGCACCAATACCGATCAGAGTAACGCTGGGAATGAAAAATCCATACACCATTTCTTGAACAGCCATGATTGCACCTCGCTAAAGATTGTTTGACTCGAATAGAATCCACTCAATTAACTCTCGTGATTCCCCATAAGGCAAGAATGAGGCCAGACTGCTCGAAAACGTGAAAAATCCTTGCTTTTACACTGTAACATACCGAAATAAAATACCATAGCCAATTCACTCTACCCCTGAATGAAAGGCGACCGGCAATATGTTTTCAAAGCCCATCCCGTTTTGTATCACTTTGATCCTGGCCTTTATAGACAAGTTGAGTCAAAATGACTCATTGTGCCTCCCCGCCCCAAAAAAGCACCTTTGCCAGTCCTCTCAATGTTGGGTAGCATGGCCGAAATCGACCATATTATTCTTATTATTTTCAACGCCTTGAAGATATTCATCAAAGAAACGGCGTATGCCGGACAAGCCGGGACAAGCGGTCGTGTTCTTGCACTCTAAATGAAACAGACCAGTCGAGCCCAATCCCGGAACTCAAAGACAAACCCGTCGCGAGGAAAAGACATGGATATAAGAAAATTCTCTCTGCCAGAAATAATTTTCGGACATGGCAGCATGGAATATACAGGATCGTACGCTTTGCAGCTCGGCGCCAAGAAAGTCTTTGTGGTCAGCGATCCGGGTCTCGAGCGCAGCGGCTGGGTCGGCAAGCTCATCGAAGTTCTTGAGGCCTCGGCCTTGAAGTGGGTTTACTACTCGAACGTGAGCTCCAATCCGCGTGACTATGAAGTGCATCTGGGTGCGGATCTGTACAAGGCCGAAGGCGCGGACGTGGTCATCGGCCTTGGCGGAGGCAGCCCGCTGGACATGGCCAAGGGTGTGGCCACCGTGGCCAGCAACGGCGGGATAATCCAGGACTACGAAGGCGCGAACCTGATCATCAGGCCGCTTCCGCCCATGATCTTCCTGCCGTCCACGGCCGGAAGCGGCTCGGACATTTCCCAATTCGCCATCATCACCGATGTGGCGCGCAAGGTGAAAATGTCGCTCATCAGCCGCTCCCTGACGCCCAACGTATCCATCATCGATCCGGAAATGCTCTCCACCGCCGGCGACGACCTCATCGTGACCTCAGCCGTGGACGCACTGTCCCACGCCGTGGAATCCTACGTCTCGCTCATCGCCCACACGCTGACCGAGACCCAGGCCGTAAAAGCCATGCACCTCATTCTGGACAATTTGAAACCAGCTCTCAAAACCCGCGATCCCCTCGCCATGGAAAACCTGTCCATGGCGGCGGTTGCCGCAGGAATGAGCTTCAGCAACGCCAGTCTTGGGGCCTGCCATGCCATTGCCCACTCTCTTGGCGGATTTTTCGATACCACGCACGGAATGGTCCACCCGGTGCTCCTCCCTGCGGTCATGAGCTACAACCTGCCTGCCTGCGAGGCAAAGATGGCCACCATCGGAGAAATTGTCCTCGGCAAACGCCTGTCGTCATCCCTGCAAACAGCCGAGGGCGGCATCAAACGTCTCAAGGAGATTTTTCTGGAACTCGGCACCGCGGTTCATTTTCGCGAAATTGTGGATGACGAGACCGCCTTCCCCCAGATCTGTGAAATGGCCACCAAGGACGCATGCCTGCTGACCAACCCTCGCCCGGCCACGGCCGAGGAATTGCTGCGCATCTGCCAGGAGGTCTGGTGATGGGTAAGACCACGCTCAGCGACATCGTCGGGCCGGAATATACCAAGCTCGGTTTTTTCCGCGAAGTGCAGGAAAAAATGGGAGAGCTTGAGACATATAATGCGGAGCTTGAACGGAAAAAACAGGAAATCCAGGACATCCTGAACGGAATCATGGATCTTTTGGCGGTGGTCTCGCCGGATTACCGCATTGTCTACGTGAACAAGGTGTTCAACGACTATTTTGATATCCCCCACCCAGAAGGGCTCTTCTGCTATCAGGTTTTCCGGGGCGGCTCCGAGCCCTGCCAGATCTGCCCCCTGCGCACGGCCCTGCAAACCGGCAAGCCCGACCGGGCCTCATATATCGACCACCGACCGGACCGCAGCCTGCACTTCGAGGTCGTGGCCTCGCCCATGTTCGACGACAAGAGCCAGGTTCGCACGGTCCTGGTCTCAAAACGCGACGTGACCATGGAAAAAGAATATCAGGCCAAATACTATCAGGCCGAAAAAATGGCCACCATCGGCCTTCTGGCGGCGGGCGTGGCGCATGAGATCAACAATCCCCTGGCGGCCATCAGCGGCTTCTCCGAGGCATTGAAACGCCGCCTGCCCTACCTTGGGACCCTTCTGGACAAGGAAACGGAACAGGGCATCCTGGAGGATTTCACGGACTATACGACCACCATCCTCGAAGAATGCAACCGCTGCCGGGACATTGTCGGCAACCTGCTCTCGTTCAGCAGCCAGAAAACATGCAAATTCAATACAATAGACCTAAACTCTCTGGTCACGGGGTCCCTCAAGATTCTGCATCACCAGATCAAGTTGCATCCGGGCATAACCCTGCATCAGGATCTGTGCCCCGAACCCGTGACCATCCGGGGCGCCCAGGGCGAACTCAAGCAGGTCCTTTTGAACCTTGTGCTGAACGCCATGGACGCCATCGACGCCAAGGGAACCATCACCATCCGCACCAGCATGGACAACGCGGAACGCGCGGCGCTCATTGTCGAGGATACCGGACAGGGCATCCCCCCCGAAACCCTGGACAAGCTTTTCATCCCCTTTTTCACAACCAAGACCAAAGGGCACAGCATCGGCATCGGCCTGTCCATCTGCTACAACATCATTAAAATGCACGGCGGGGAAATCCACGTCTGCAGCGAACCCGGCAAGGGTTCCGCCTTCCGGGTCATGCTCCCGACCGGATTTTCAGCAAACAACAAGGAAATGACTACATGAGCATCTTCAATTCCATTGAAATACTCGTCGTGGATGACGAGTCCAATATACGCAAGCTCTTCTCCCGCGAACTGGCCTCGCCCGGCCGCACCATCCACACCGTGGGCAGCGCCAAGGAGGCTTTCGAGCACCTGCACAAACATTATTACGACATCATCATTCTCGATATACGCCTGCCCGACGCCAACGGCCTTGAACTGATGACCAAGCTGCTTGAGACCGTGCCCAACGTGGCCATCATCCTCATCACCGGCTACGCCGACGTGGACAACGCCGTGGAGGCCATGAAGAACGGGGCTTACGACTACATCACCAAGCCCTTCTCTCTGGATCGCATGGAGCAGGTCATCGAGAAGGCCTACCAGCGAGTCCGCCTTCAGAGAGAAAATGAGCTCCTGCGCCACAATTCAGAGCACAAGTCCATGCCCAAATTCATAGGGCACTCCAAATCCGTGCAGCAGGTCCGCTATCTCATCGAAAAAGCCGCGCCCACGGATGTGCCGGTCCTTCTGACCGGGGAAAGCGGCACGGGCAAGAACGTGGCCGCCGCCGCCCTGCACGCCAAAAGCAAACGCGCGGGACAGCCGCTCATCATCAAAAACTGCGGCACCTTCGACAAGGAATTGCTCAGAAGCGAACTATTCGGATACTGCAAGGGCGCCTTCACCGGAGCGGAGCGCAGCCATGACGGCCTCCTGTCCCTGGCCCACAAAGCCACCCTCTTTTTCGACGAAGTCGGGGAACTGACCCTGGAGTTGCAGGGCGCCCTCCTGCGCGTGCTTGAAACCCAGCATTTCAGGCGTGTGGGAGACAAGGAGGAGCGTTGCGTGGATGTACGCTTCGTCTTTGCCACCAACAAGGACCTGGCCAAGGAAGTCGAGATGGGACGCTTTCATGACGCCTTCTACCACCGCATCAACGTCTTCAACATAGAGCTGCCGCCGCTGCGTGAACGGCGCGAGGACATCCCGGCCCTGGTCGAGTACTTTCTCATGTCACTGGCCAAGGATGGGCAGGAGTACAAGATCTCGCCCCGGGCCATGCAGCAGCTCATGGACAATCCCTGGCCCGGCAATGTGCGCGAACTCAAGAACATCATCGAGCGGGGCATGATCCTGGCCGAGAACAACATCATAAATGTCCAGGCCCTGCCATTCTGCCAAAAGAGCTGCCAGAATCCGCGTGAAAAAGGATTTTCAACCCTTGAGGAGCTGGAACGTTCACATATCAGCATGGTCATGCATGCCGTGCAGGGCAACAAGTCCCGCGCGGCCCAGGTACTGGGTATCGGACGCAAGACCCTTTACAGAAAGCTCGAAGAGTACAGGCTGACCGAAGTGGGCCTGCAGAACGCCAATTTTCTGAGCAAATAGCGGGGTGGATCTTTTTGACACGGTCTAAAAACGCATTACCGAATCAGGGGCGCCGACAGGGCCCCCGAGAAACACCGGTAAATCATGGTGCGCAATAACCGCTTATGGCTGTTGTGTTTTTTCCCGTCATCCTCTAGCCTGGGGCGGATCGTAAATTGCGCCGCGTCCGGGCTGGCCCGTGCCTGACCGTGCGACGGCAAAAAACTCCAGGATTCGCCAATGCCAACGGTATTTTTCTTTTGCGACGCCACAGGGCGCGTCGTCGAAGCGCACGCAGGGGAATTCGAGGAATGGGACCTTTCTCCCGGCACATCCCTGTGCAACGCCTTGGGCATTGACTGCCCGAACGGAGAACTTCTGAAGGCCCGCCTTTCCCCAGGCACCACACACACTCTGACCGGACCATCGGGACAGCCCATAAGCCTGCGGATCATGCCCCTGCCCAAAAGCCTTGCCCCCGAGGGAGGATTCCTCGCCACCGTAAGAATCTCCTCGCAGCTCGGCATCCTCGCCACGGACAATCCCGAACCCTCGGCCGCCACGCTGGATTATGCCGTGTTCAACGCCGTGTTCAACGACGCACGTGACGCGATCCTGCTCACGGATGAACAATTCCGCATCCTTGCCGCCAACCGCAAAGCCCACTCCCTGTACGCCGAAGGAGAAGAACCACTGGCCGGCGCCACGTTCAAACGCATCCTGCGCGCCGTGGACGAAGCGCGAGTCCTGGCCTCGGCCAGATCCCTGAAAAACGGGGCCTCGTGGCGTGGCACTCTCACGACCTTGAGGCCGGACGGCCAGGAAACACCGGTCAAGCTGGGCGTTCGATGCCTGAGCGTGGGCGAAGTGCGGCTGTTCCAATTCATGATGCGCGACCTGCGCGGACGCATCGCCCTTGAACGCGACCTGGCCCAGAGCCGACTGGCGGTCGCGGACATGAACACGGCCCTGAAGCAGGTTCTGCGCAATGTGGAAGAAGAACGCCAGGAGCTCAAGGACGAACTTGTGCAGCAGGTCCGTGAAGAAGTTCTGCCAACGGTGGAACGGATCGCCCTGGAAGACTCGCCTCTGGTACGCCAGGCCTACAGATCCGCCCTGGAGGAAAAGATCGCGGACATGGGCGTAACCACCCCCGAATCGGCCAATCTCTTTGCCAGACTCACTCCCCGCGAAATGGACATCTGCCGTCTCATCCAGCAGAGTTGGCAAGGCCGGGCCATCGCCGAGGAACTCGGCATCTCCTTTGAAACCCTGCAGACACACCGCAAGAACATCCGCCGCAAGCTCGGGCTCAAGGGCGGCCCGATTTCCCTTTCCGCCTTTGTGCAACAGCATCCTCCATTCTGATCTGTCGGGTACTCGCCCATACCCGATACGTCCCCGCTCCCTCCCCTTGATCTCTCGCGCTTTTCCCCTAGTCTATCCAATGCTGCAAAAAGGCGCGCAAGAAAGCGCGCTTCGTTAACTTGAGCCAAGGAGACTTAATGGCAAAAATATATGTAGAAGGTCTGTATAAAATTTTCGGCCCCAACCCGAAGAAAGCTCTGCAGATGTTATCCCAAGGCAAAAGCAAGGACGACATCATGGCCTCCACCCGGCACGGCGTAGGCGTCAACAACGCCAATTTCGAAGTGCATGAAGGGGAGATCGTGGTAGTCATGGGCCTGTCCGGCAGCGGAAAATCCACGCTGGTGCGCTGTCTGAACCGCCTGATCACGCCTACCGCAGGCAAGATTCTCATCGACGGACGCGATGTCCTGACCATGGGCGAGGACGAACTGCGGCAGTTGCGACAACGCAAGATGGGCATGGTCTTCCAAAATTTCGCCCTCTTTCCGCACCGCACCGTGCTCGAAAACGCCGCCCTCGGCCTTGAAATCCAGGGTATGGACAGGGAGCAACGGCTGAAACTTGCCGATGAAGCCCTCTCCCTGGTCGGACTTGACGGATGGGGCGCATCATATCCGCGCCAGCTGTCCGGCGGGATGCAGCAGCGAGTCGGACTTGCCAGGGCGCTGGCCCTGAGTCCCGACATCCTGCTCATGGACGAAGCCTTCAGTGCGCTCGATCCCCTCATCCGTCGCGACATGCAGGACGAACTGATCAGCCTGCAGGAACGGATGCAGAAAACCATCGTCTTCATATCGCATGACCTGGACGAAGCCCTGAAGCTCGGCGACCGCATCATTCTAATGAAGGACGGCGCCATCGTGCAGATTGGATCACCGGAAGAAATCCTGACCCACCCGGCCGATGAATACGTAGCGCGATTCGTCGAGGACGTGGACATCACCAAAGTCCTGACCGCCGAATCCGTCATGAAGCACAGCGAGGCCGTGGCCTATCTGCGCACAGACGGTCCCCGTGCGGCCCTGCGCAAGATGCGTAAGCACAACATCGCCCATCTCTTCGTCGTGGACCACACGCACCGGCTGGTAGGGATCGTCTCCGCCGACGCGGCGGCCATCCTGGCCCAACGCGGCGAGGGAAGCCTGACCGAAGCCATCTGCACGGATATCAAGACCGTTTTTCCGGACACGGCAGCTCATGATCTCTTCAGCATAATGGCCGATCTGCCTTACCCGCTGGCCGTGGTCGATGAAGCAAACAAGTTCAAGGGAGTCATTGTACGCGGCACACTTGTCGCGGCCCTGGCTGAAAGAGGAGGTGCCGCATGAACGAGTACAAACTGCCGGTAGGCGAAGTCATCGAGACTGGCATCGACTTTCTGGTCGAACACTTGTCATTTATCACCAAAGCCAGCGCCGAGGTGGTCGAGACGCTGCTGGGGGCCATGGAAAGCGGCCTGCTGCTCATCCCCATCCCGGTTTTCATCGTGCTGGTGGGAGCCTGCGTATGGTTCCTGACCAAGGAGCGCAAACTCACCCTGGGCAGCGCTCTCGGCCTTGCGCTGATCTGGAACATGGGACTTTGGACCGCGACGGTCAGCACCATCGCCCTGGTTCTGGTCGCCACGCTCTGCGCCATCGCCATCGGCGTACCGCTGGGTATCTGCGCGGCCATCAGCAAAGGCACATACAAGGTGGTCATGCCCGTCCTCGACGTGATGCAGACCATGCCGGCCTTTGTCTATCTGATCCCGGCCATCCCCTTTTTCGGGCTGGGCAAGACAGCGGCCATTTTTTCCACGGTCATTTTTTCAATGCCTCCGGCGATCCGCTTCACGTGCCTCGGAATCCGACAGATTCCCGCGGAGCTTGTGGAATGTTCCACCGCTTTCGGCGCAACGCGCATGCAGAGACTGTACAAGCTGGACCTGCCCCTGGCCGCGCCGACCATCATGGCCGGCATCAACCAGACGGTCATGCTGGCCCTGTCCATGGTCGTCATCGCGTCCATGATCGGCGCCAAGGGTCTGGGCGGAGAGGTTTGGAAAGCCATCCAGCGCCTGCAGATGGGGCGCGGATTCGAGGCGGGCATAGCCATTGTCATCGTGGCCATGATCCTGGACCGGGTGCTGCAGAAGCTTGGCACCCGAAAAGAAAACTAAAACAAAGGAGTTACCTGTGAAAAGAATTCTACTTACCATCGCGTGTCTGATGCTCTTGATTCAACCTGCCATGGCCGCCAAGGGCAAGGTTCGCATCGCTTACGTCGAATGGGACTGCGCCACGGCCAGCACTACGGTTGCCAAGGCCGCGCTGGAAGAAATGGGTTATGAAGTCGAAACCCTCGCGGTCGCGGCAGCAGCCATGTGGCAGGCCCTTGGAACCGGCGACGTTGACGCCATGGTCACCGCCTGGTTGCCCGTGACCCATGCCGACTATTACGCAAAGGTCAAAGACAAGGTCGAAAAAGTGTCCGTGGTCTCCGGCGGAGCCAAGCTTGGCTGGGCCGTGCCTGCGTACGTTACCATCAACTCCATTGAGGAGCTGAACGCCAACGCCGACAAATTCAACGGCAAGATCATCGGCATCGACCCGGGCGCCGGCCTCATGAAGCTGTCCGAACAGGTCATCGCCGACTACAAGCTGGACAAGCTGGAACTGATGGAAGGCAGTGGTGCAACCATGACCGCAGCCCTGGACAATGCCATAAAGAACAAGGAATGGGTGGTCGTCACCGCTTGGTCCCCACACTGGATGTTCGGCAAGTGGGAACTCAAGTACCTGGAAGACCCCAAGGGCATCCTTGGCGGCGAAGAACAGATCGAGGCCATCGTGCGCAAGGGCCTGGACAAGGACATGCCTGAAGTTCATGCCTTCTTCTCCAACTTCAAGTGGGATTCCCCGGCACAGCTGCAGATGGTCATGGCCTGGAACCAGGAAGGCGGAAGCCCCGAGGAAAACGCCCAGCGTTTCCTGAAGGAATATCCGGAGACCGTGAAGCGCTGGATGGGCAAATAACCGCAGTCTTAAACACGACGCTAAACGGCTCGGGCCAGGGATATGATCCCCGGCCCGAGCCGTTTTTTTTTTGCTTTCCCGGATGACAAGTCCTATAAGACCTATAGGTCCCATGGGACCCATAAATTTCCGCCAGAGGCATCTCCCCAACAAAAAACCCCGGCTCGCACCGGGGTTTTCTGATCAGGCCAGCTTACCGCAACATTTCTTGTACTTCTGCCCACTGCCGCAGGGGCAGGGGTCGTTGCGGCCGACCTTGGGGTCAACCCGGCGCACCGTGTCCGGCTTCTTGTCGGCGGGCTCGTTGCCGCCGACATATTTCACGTCTTCCTGTTCCTCGTGCTTCAGCTCCTCCTGCTTGACCGCCTCGATGCGCAGGTGGGTTAGCGCCTTCATGGTGTTCTCGCGAATGCGGAAGATGAGGTCCTCGAACAGCTCGAAGCCCTCGCGCTTGTATTCCTGCTTGGGATCACGCTGGGCGTATCCGCGCAGGCCGATGCCTTCCTTGAGGTAGTCCATCTGCAGCAGATGGTCTTTCCAGTTGCGATCGAGGGCATCGAGCAGAAAGAAGCGCAGGATTTCCTGGTACTGATCAGGGGCGGCGGCGCGATGTTCCTCCAAAACGGACAGGATCGCGGTCCGTGCATCGTCCTTTTCGATGAATTTTCCACCCGGTGCCATGCGCTCCATGGCGAAGACTTCGTCCAGCTTGGAGCGGATCATGCCCCGGATTTCTTCGGGAGATTCGGAGTGCCCCTTCTTGTTTTCAAGGGGCTCGTAGACCTGGGAGAGCAGATCGTCGATGAACTCCTCCACCGTGGGCTGCAGGTCGTCGGCGATCATGAACTCGCGGCGCAGGGAATAGATGACCTCGCGCTGCTGGTTCATGACGTTGTCATAGTCGATGAGCTGCTTGCGGATCTCGAAGTTGTGTCCTTCGACCCGCTTCTGGGCATTTTCAATGGACCGTGAAATGAGCGGATTCTCGATGGTCTGACCGTCTTCCAGGCCCAGCTTGTCCATGATTCCGGCGATGCGGTCGGATCCGAAGAGACGCATGAGCGTGTCGTCCAAGGCCAGGTAGAAGCGCGAGGAACCGGGGTCGCCCTGACGTCCGGCGCGGCCGCGCAGCTGGTTGTCGATGCGCCGGCTCTCGTGGCGCTCGGAGCCCAGGATGTGCAGTCCGCCAAGCTCGCGCACGCCTTCTCCAAGGACGATGTCCGTGCCTCGACCAGCCATGTTGGTGGCGATGGTCACCCGCCCTTTCTGTCCGGCCATGGCCACGATCTCGGCTTCCTTCTCGTGGTACTTGGCGTTCAGGACTTCATGCGGAACGCCTTTCTTCTTGAGCAGGGATGCGATGTACTCGGACTTCTCGATGGATGTGGTGCCGACCAGAACCGGCTGCCCCTTGGCGTGCAGGCCCTTGATCTCCTCCACGATGGCCGCGAACTTTTCGGCCTGCGTCTTCAGGATCACGTCGGGAAAATCCTTGCGCACCATCTGCTTGTTCGGTGGAGCGACCACGACTTCCAGCCCGTAAATCTGCTGGAACTCCACGGCTTCGGTATCTGCCGTACCGGTCATGCCGGCCAGCTTCTCGTACATACGGAAGAAATTCTGAAAGGTGATGCTCGCAAGGGTCTGGTTCTCGGCCTCGACCTTGACCCCTTCCTTGGCTTCGAGGGCCTGATGCAGGCCGTCGCTGAAACGCCGCCCGGGCATGAGTCGGCCGGTGAACTCATCCACGATGACCACCTGTCCGTCCTTGACGATATAGTGATCATCCAGGGTGAAGAGATAATGGGCGCGCAAGGCCTGAAGAATATGGTGCTGCAGGGTGATGTTGGCCGGATCGAAGAGGTTGGTCACGCCCAGGATCTCTTCGCAATGGGCCACGCCCTCGTCGGTGAGCACGACGGTTCGCGCCTTTTCATCGATGGTGAAATGCTCGTCCCGGTCCAGCTTGGGAATGATGGCGTTGACGCGGCCATAGAGCGAGGTCGATTTTTCGCCCGGACCCGAGATGATGAGCGGGGTACGGGCTTCGTCGATGAGGATGGAGTCCACTTCGTCGACGATGGCGAAATTGAGCGGACGCTGCACAAGCTGATGCTTGTAGAATTTCATGTTGTCGCGCAGGTAGTCGAACCCGAACTCGTTGTTGGTGCCGTAGGTCACATCCGCGCCGTAGGCCTGCTGGCGCTCGGCGTCGGAGAGGCCGTGCACGATGACGCCGACGGATAGTCCCATGAACGTGTAGAGCTGGCCCATCCAGGCCGCGTCACGCTTGGCCAGGTAGTCGTTGACCGTGACCACGTGCACGCCCTTTCCAGACAGGGCGTTCAGAACTACTGGCAGGGTCGCGACCAGGGTCTTGCCCTCGCCAGTCTTCATCTCCGCGATCTTGCCCTGGTGCAGAATCATGCCACCCATGAGCTGCACGTCAAAATGGCGCATGCCAAGCACCCGGCGGCTGGCCTCGCGAGTCAGGGCGAAAACCTCGGGCAGCAGGGAATCAAGTTCGCGCCCACCGGCCACTGCTTCCCGGTACTCCGCAAAGCGGCTCGGAATCTCGGCATCGGCAAGAGCCTGCATTTCCTTTTCCAGGGCGTTTATCTTGCCGACCGTGGGCTGCAAGGTTTTCAGGAATCTGTCGTTTCTGGAACCGAATATTTTCTTGGTCAAGTAACCGATCATGAATACTCCCGACTCGTTGGTCTTGGGGATAAAAGAGTCTCTTGCCGGGGGGCGGGTGCTCCGGCTAGAAATCGGACCCATGCCCCGAGCTCACGCACTAGGGCAGATTTTTTACAATTACAACCGCAAGAAGGCAGCCATGAACGAGCATAACCGCGCCCTATTGATCATCGACATGCAACACGACTTCGCCGTGCCCGGCGGGGCCTGCGAGGTAGCCGGGGCCCATGCCACCATTCCGGTCATCCGCAAGGTCCTGACCCGATTTCGGGACCTTGGCTTGCCGGTCTTTCACATCGTGCGCGAATACCGCAGCGATGGCTCCGACGTCGAAATTTCCCGCCTTGAAGCCTTGAAAACCCGGCCCATGGTGGTTCCCGGCACTCCGGGAGTGCGCATCGCGCCAGGGCTTGAGCCCATCGAGGGCGAGTACCGCATCGTCAAAAAACGCTTTAGCGCGTTCATGTTCACGGAGCTCGACCTGATCCTGCGCCGCAAGGGAATCACGCACCTGGCCGTGACCGGCACTCAGCTGCCTTTTTGCCTGCGCACAACCCTGTTTGACGGATTGAGCCTGGGCTACCACATGACCCTGCTGACCGACGCCTCTTCCTCGCGCACGCAACAGATCCACCTGGCCAACATCCAGGACATCCGGGACGCGGGCATGGCCTGCGTGAGCGTGGAGGAATATCTGCACGGCATCAACACGCCGGCCTGATGCCGTGCCGGGGGAAGACCGCCGCCTCTCAGGCCCGGTTCATCTCCCGCTCGGTGTCCCGGTTCACGGCTTTCTGTTTCAAGTCCTCGCGCCGATCGTAGACCTTCTTGCCCTTGGCCAGGGCCAGTTCGATCTTGATCTTGCCGTCCTTGAAATAGAGTTTGGTCGGCACCAGGGTCAGTCCCTTCTGCTCCATCTTCGATTTGAGCGAGTGAATCTCGTGGCGATGCATGAGCAGCTTGCGCTCCCGATCCGGGACATGCTGGGCGTATCCGGCGTTGGCGTAAGTGGAGATATGCACGCCCGAGAGAAAGGCTTCGCCTTCCGTGATGCGTACATAGCCATCCATGAAGTTTACTTTTCCTTCACGCAGGGATTTGACCTCGGAGCCGGTCAGCATGATGCCGGCCTCGATGAAATCGAGCAGTTCGAAAAAATGACGGGCCTTGCGGTTGGCCGCGATGATCTTGATGCCTGTAGGCTTGGCGCACATGAAAAAATCCTTGAAGTTGAAATCTAGTCGTCCACCAGGGAGGAGTAGAACATGAGCTCCTCGGGAAAACGGCGGAAGATCATTTCCCGGACGAGCTTGTTGTTGCGGGCCACCGAATGGCTGGCCATGACCTGCTTCAGGAGGGCGTTGCATTCCTCCATGGAGGCCTGCCGGACGATGCGCTTGATGCCCGGAATGGACTGGGGCCCAAGACTGATGGAGTCGACCTGCATGCCCATGAGTACAGGGATGCAAAAGGGATCGGCCGCAAGCTCGCCGCACAGGCAGACCTCGATGCCCGCCCGGTGGGCCGAGTCCACCACCCACTTGATGGAGCGCACGATGGCCGGATGCAAGGGCTGGTACAGATAGGACACATCCTTGTTGGTGCGGTCGATGCCCAGGGAATACTGAATGAGGTCATTAGTGCCGATACTGAAAAAGTCCACCTCGCGGGCCAGAAAATCGGCGGTGATGACGGCGCTCGGCACCTCGATCATGATGCCCATGGGCATGTCCTCGCGGAAGCAGATCCCTTCCGCGTGCATCTCCTCCTGGACCTCCCGGTAGAA from Desulfomicrobium macestii includes the following:
- a CDS encoding glycine betaine ABC transporter substrate-binding protein — protein: MKRILLTIACLMLLIQPAMAAKGKVRIAYVEWDCATASTTVAKAALEEMGYEVETLAVAAAAMWQALGTGDVDAMVTAWLPVTHADYYAKVKDKVEKVSVVSGGAKLGWAVPAYVTINSIEELNANADKFNGKIIGIDPGAGLMKLSEQVIADYKLDKLELMEGSGATMTAALDNAIKNKEWVVVTAWSPHWMFGKWELKYLEDPKGILGGEEQIEAIVRKGLDKDMPEVHAFFSNFKWDSPAQLQMVMAWNQEGGSPEENAQRFLKEYPETVKRWMGK
- the secA gene encoding preprotein translocase subunit SecA, whose protein sequence is MIGYLTKKIFGSRNDRFLKTLQPTVGKINALEKEMQALADAEIPSRFAEYREAVAGGRELDSLLPEVFALTREASRRVLGMRHFDVQLMGGMILHQGKIAEMKTGEGKTLVATLPVVLNALSGKGVHVVTVNDYLAKRDAAWMGQLYTFMGLSVGVIVHGLSDAERQQAYGADVTYGTNNEFGFDYLRDNMKFYKHQLVQRPLNFAIVDEVDSILIDEARTPLIISGPGEKSTSLYGRVNAIIPKLDRDEHFTIDEKARTVVLTDEGVAHCEEILGVTNLFDPANITLQHHILQALRAHYLFTLDDHYIVKDGQVVIVDEFTGRLMPGRRFSDGLHQALEAKEGVKVEAENQTLASITFQNFFRMYEKLAGMTGTADTEAVEFQQIYGLEVVVAPPNKQMVRKDFPDVILKTQAEKFAAIVEEIKGLHAKGQPVLVGTTSIEKSEYIASLLKKKGVPHEVLNAKYHEKEAEIVAMAGQKGRVTIATNMAGRGTDIVLGEGVRELGGLHILGSERHESRRIDNQLRGRAGRQGDPGSSRFYLALDDTLMRLFGSDRIAGIMDKLGLEDGQTIENPLISRSIENAQKRVEGHNFEIRKQLIDYDNVMNQQREVIYSLRREFMIADDLQPTVEEFIDDLLSQVYEPLENKKGHSESPEEIRGMIRSKLDEVFAMERMAPGGKFIEKDDARTAILSVLEEHRAAAPDQYQEILRFFLLDALDRNWKDHLLQMDYLKEGIGLRGYAQRDPKQEYKREGFELFEDLIFRIRENTMKALTHLRIEAVKQEELKHEEQEDVKYVGGNEPADKKPDTVRRVDPKVGRNDPCPCGSGQKYKKCCGKLA
- a CDS encoding cysteine hydrolase family protein, whose amino-acid sequence is MNEHNRALLIIDMQHDFAVPGGACEVAGAHATIPVIRKVLTRFRDLGLPVFHIVREYRSDGSDVEISRLEALKTRPMVVPGTPGVRIAPGLEPIEGEYRIVKKRFSAFMFTELDLILRRKGITHLAVTGTQLPFCLRTTLFDGLSLGYHMTLLTDASSSRTQQIHLANIQDIRDAGMACVSVEEYLHGINTPA
- the smpB gene encoding SsrA-binding protein SmpB, producing MCAKPTGIKIIAANRKARHFFELLDFIEAGIMLTGSEVKSLREGKVNFMDGYVRITEGEAFLSGVHISTYANAGYAQHVPDRERKLLMHRHEIHSLKSKMEQKGLTLVPTKLYFKDGKIKIELALAKGKKVYDRREDLKQKAVNRDTEREMNRA